A single genomic interval of Lewinellaceae bacterium harbors:
- a CDS encoding response regulator transcription factor, producing MVKAVIIDDERHSVETLKLKLEKHCPEVEVAASFTDSEKGLAHLQESPPNLLFLDIEMPRLNGFELLESLGEVPFDVIFTTAYDEFGIRAIKFSALDYLLKPIQAEELKAAVERHSQKSRHNLSNSQLEVLFSNIKEEQRGRPGKIALATKESIEFVFPEEIVACSSDSNYTMIYMKDGRKKLISRTLKDFEELLVEYGFYRTHHSHLVNLNHVREFVRADGGYLVMSNKMKLPVSRSRREELLRQF from the coding sequence ATGGTTAAAGCCGTAATAATAGATGACGAACGCCACAGCGTGGAAACGCTGAAGCTCAAACTGGAGAAGCATTGCCCCGAGGTAGAAGTAGCCGCTTCGTTCACGGATTCGGAGAAGGGCCTGGCGCATTTGCAGGAAAGTCCGCCGAATCTGTTATTTTTGGATATTGAAATGCCGCGGCTCAATGGTTTCGAGTTGCTGGAAAGCCTGGGTGAAGTGCCCTTTGATGTGATCTTCACTACGGCCTACGACGAGTTCGGCATCCGCGCCATCAAGTTCAGCGCGCTGGACTACCTGCTCAAGCCCATCCAGGCAGAAGAGTTGAAGGCGGCGGTTGAGCGGCATTCTCAAAAATCGAGGCACAACTTATCCAACTCGCAGTTGGAGGTGCTGTTCAGCAACATCAAAGAGGAACAGCGGGGGCGGCCCGGCAAAATAGCCCTGGCCACCAAAGAGAGCATCGAATTTGTCTTTCCCGAGGAGATCGTAGCCTGTTCTTCCGACAGCAACTATACCATGATCTACATGAAGGATGGAAGAAAAAAGCTGATCTCAAGAACGCTGAAGGATTTCGAGGAGCTGCTGGTGGAGTATGGTTTTTACCGCACGCATCATTCCCACCTGGTCAACCTCAACCACGTGCGCGAATTCGTGCGGGCCGATGGCGGTTACCTGGTGATGAGCAACAAGATGAAGCTCCCGGTATCCCGCAGCCGCCGCGAAGAATTACTGAGGCAGTTTTAG
- a CDS encoding inositol monophosphatase, which yields MNLEKICAQTIPIIEHSGRFIRQELGRVSSGAIEEKSLNSLVSYVDKTAEEQLVEALGKLLPGSVFITEEDTVANQSGDLQWIIDPLDGTTNFLFQLPVFSVSVALQQEGQTVLGLVYEINRQECFYAWQGAGAFLNGQPIRVSQRAPLGQALLATGFPYHDYSRMQEYFRVFEHFMRNSRGIRRFGSAAVDLAYVACGRFDGFFEYGLNAWDVAGGAFVVREAGGVVTDFTGGEGFLNGGEIIAANPAIGKEMLEVIRGAFG from the coding sequence ATGAACCTCGAAAAAATCTGCGCCCAAACCATTCCCATCATCGAACACAGCGGCCGCTTCATCCGCCAGGAACTGGGGCGGGTAAGCAGCGGCGCCATCGAAGAAAAGAGCTTGAACAGCCTGGTGAGCTACGTGGACAAAACGGCGGAAGAGCAGCTGGTGGAAGCATTGGGCAAGTTGTTGCCCGGCAGCGTCTTCATCACCGAAGAAGACACCGTCGCCAATCAAAGCGGAGACCTGCAATGGATCATCGACCCGCTGGATGGCACCACCAATTTCCTGTTCCAGCTTCCCGTATTTTCCGTCAGCGTGGCCCTGCAGCAGGAAGGGCAAACCGTTTTGGGCCTGGTCTACGAAATCAACCGGCAGGAGTGCTTTTACGCCTGGCAGGGCGCCGGCGCTTTTCTCAACGGGCAGCCCATCCGGGTAAGCCAACGGGCGCCGTTGGGGCAAGCCTTGCTCGCCACCGGCTTTCCCTACCACGACTACAGCCGCATGCAGGAATACTTCCGGGTGTTCGAACACTTCATGCGCAACAGCCGGGGCATTCGCCGCTTCGGCTCCGCCGCCGTCGACCTGGCCTACGTGGCCTGCGGGCGCTTCGACGGCTTTTTCGAATACGGCCTCAACGCCTGGGATGTGGCAGGGGGGGCCTTCGTCGTCCGGGAAGCAGGAGGAGTGGTTACGGATTTTACAGGCGGGGAGGGCTTTTTGAACGGCGGGGAGATCATTGCGGCCAACCCGGCGATTGGAAAGGAGATGCTGGAGGTGATACGGGGGGCGTTTGGGTAG
- the hpt gene encoding hypoxanthine phosphoribosyltransferase: protein MKDNIKVHGLSFRPYLSRGRIAERITELGQHISQDYQGKSPIFLAVLNGAFMFAADLIRACEIDCSITFIRLSSYDGLGSSGQVKTVIGLQEDVVKGKDVIIIEDIVDTGQTMAHFLPQLEKMGPASVAIASLLVKTEALECDVDIHYTGFEIPTKFVIGYGLDYDGLGRNIPDIYQLDD, encoded by the coding sequence ATGAAAGACAACATCAAAGTACACGGCCTTTCCTTTCGGCCCTACCTCAGCCGGGGGCGGATCGCCGAACGGATAACCGAACTGGGGCAACACATCAGCCAGGACTATCAGGGCAAAAGCCCCATCTTCCTGGCCGTGCTCAACGGCGCCTTTATGTTCGCCGCCGACCTCATCCGCGCCTGCGAGATCGACTGTTCGATTACCTTTATCCGACTGTCTTCTTACGATGGCCTGGGTTCTTCCGGCCAGGTAAAAACCGTGATCGGCCTGCAGGAAGACGTCGTCAAAGGCAAAGACGTCATCATCATAGAAGACATCGTCGACACGGGGCAAACGATGGCCCACTTCCTCCCGCAACTGGAAAAGATGGGGCCGGCGTCGGTGGCCATTGCTTCCCTGCTGGTGAAAACCGAAGCGCTGGAGTGCGACGTGGACATTCATTACACCGGCTTTGAGATTCCCACCAAATTTGTTATCGGCTATGGATTGGACTACGATGGGCTGGGGCGCAATATTCCGGATATATATCAGTTGGATGATTAA
- a CDS encoding alpha/beta hydrolase — translation MQNPVYSTAEAESFFLRLYQEQLDQWPVPFEQHFVRTEHGITHVLSCGDEAAPPLILLHAASTANIVWKPNIETLSAHFRVYAIDILGEVGLSVPYRKNKNTREQVDWLAEVMNKLGVERAAVAGGSAGGCLAINFAIDCPDRVGELVLLGPMGLPPSNLLTMLKILYYVLFPTEKNIQKLIRWSVGYNPAVLETYEPWFEGFFQGVDSSYVTRPSRIPNKRLASVACPTLLFLGLRDEVIGPPRRSEKRARRMPGLERTILLDTAHLINYEKPAIVNEEMVKFLLKNQKESAPSVKGALS, via the coding sequence ATGCAAAATCCAGTTTACAGCACCGCCGAGGCTGAATCTTTCTTCCTTCGCCTCTACCAGGAACAACTCGACCAATGGCCGGTGCCCTTCGAACAGCATTTTGTCAGAACGGAGCATGGCATTACCCATGTACTTAGCTGTGGGGATGAGGCGGCGCCGCCGTTGATTTTGCTGCACGCCGCCAGCACGGCCAACATCGTTTGGAAACCCAATATCGAAACCCTGTCAGCCCATTTTCGGGTTTATGCCATCGACATTCTGGGGGAGGTGGGCCTGAGCGTTCCCTACCGGAAAAATAAAAATACCCGTGAACAGGTAGACTGGCTGGCGGAGGTTATGAACAAGTTGGGGGTAGAACGGGCCGCTGTCGCCGGCGGGTCGGCCGGAGGGTGCCTTGCCATCAATTTCGCAATTGATTGCCCCGACAGGGTGGGGGAACTGGTCTTGTTGGGCCCAATGGGCTTGCCGCCCTCCAACTTGCTAACCATGCTGAAGATTCTGTATTACGTATTGTTCCCAACGGAAAAAAACATTCAAAAGCTGATCCGCTGGTCCGTAGGATACAACCCCGCCGTCCTGGAAACTTACGAGCCCTGGTTCGAAGGTTTCTTCCAGGGTGTAGACAGCAGCTATGTGACCCGTCCTTCCAGGATTCCCAACAAGCGTTTAGCCAGCGTAGCATGCCCTACCCTGCTCTTCCTGGGCCTGCGGGACGAGGTGATAGGGCCGCCTCGCCGATCTGAAAAACGGGCCCGCCGGATGCCCGGGCTGGAAAGAACGATCCTGCTGGATACGGCCCACCTGATCAACTACGAAAAGCCGGCTATTGTGAATGAAGAGATGGTGAAGTTCCTGTTGAAAAACCAGAAAGAGAGCGCTCCTTCAGTGAAGGGAGCGCTTTCATGA
- a CDS encoding adenylate/guanylate cyclase domain-containing protein gives MTQKKRNASLSNKLRSEGRKILWITVGWTSISVFQFFNVYSSVKALGCITPGLDAGLFFKASILSGLMAGILGGSTVVLLWEEWLRDKTYGWALFSIFWSFTVIFFVISVSSGLFLYSNESGLSAFSRQAWGHVLGDLAEPGTLQNYLFWLFIVLSTLIILQVNDKYGPGIFAAFLMGKYFRPQREERIFMFLDLRSSTTIAEKLGEERYFNFLRDVFQHATPSILYARGEIYQYVGDEIVISWKMKNGMENANCLRCFFDVQLELRRRAPYYQETYKAIPEFKAGLHYGFVMAGEVGVVKRDIAFSGDVLNTAARIQAKCNELGVNILLSKLLLDKLSLPPHSFEPKKIGDMLLRGKQEKVVLYTV, from the coding sequence ATGACGCAAAAAAAAAGGAACGCATCCCTGTCCAACAAACTCAGGAGCGAGGGCAGAAAGATTTTATGGATTACAGTAGGCTGGACGTCCATATCCGTCTTTCAGTTTTTTAATGTTTATTCCTCCGTTAAAGCCCTCGGGTGCATTACTCCCGGCCTCGATGCAGGCTTGTTTTTCAAGGCCAGCATTTTATCGGGCCTGATGGCGGGCATTTTGGGCGGCAGCACGGTAGTCCTGCTCTGGGAGGAATGGCTCCGGGACAAAACGTACGGCTGGGCCCTGTTCAGCATTTTCTGGTCCTTTACGGTGATTTTTTTTGTCATATCCGTGTCTTCCGGCCTATTCCTGTACAGTAATGAATCCGGGCTTTCGGCCTTTTCGCGCCAAGCATGGGGGCATGTGCTGGGCGACCTGGCCGAACCGGGCACCCTGCAAAACTACCTTTTCTGGTTGTTCATCGTACTGTCCACCCTGATTATCCTGCAGGTGAACGACAAGTACGGCCCGGGTATTTTTGCCGCCTTTTTGATGGGAAAGTACTTCCGCCCGCAGCGGGAAGAGCGGATTTTCATGTTCCTCGACCTGCGTTCGTCTACCACCATCGCCGAAAAACTGGGGGAGGAACGCTATTTCAACTTCCTCAGAGACGTCTTCCAGCACGCCACCCCCAGCATCCTCTACGCCAGAGGGGAAATTTATCAATACGTGGGCGATGAGATCGTCATTAGCTGGAAAATGAAAAACGGGATGGAAAACGCCAATTGCCTGCGCTGCTTTTTCGATGTTCAGCTGGAACTGCGCCGCCGGGCGCCCTACTACCAGGAAACCTACAAGGCTATCCCCGAATTTAAAGCGGGCCTGCACTACGGTTTTGTCATGGCCGGCGAGGTAGGCGTGGTAAAACGGGACATTGCCTTCTCCGGCGACGTGCTCAACACGGCGGCCCGGATACAGGCCAAGTGCAACGAGCTGGGCGTCAATATCCTGCTCTCCAAATTATTACTGGACAAACTTTCCCTGCCCCCTCATTCTTTCGAACCCAAAAAGATAGGAGATATGCTGCTGAGAGGCAAGCAGGAGAAAGTGGTGCTGTATACTGTTTGA
- a CDS encoding transposase: MPRPYKPRYRRRLPHLQPQGGTFFITYRLHGSIPVKLLWKWKMELEKKKAQIEHQAFNEAVLRKKRGEAYWHYFFERYDQYLDSNPNGPYWLSKPEIAKVVADSLSYCGEHFFYLWAYCIMSNHVHALLSLREGSPPLYDALGRHKSFTGNEANKLLGRQGDFWQHESYDHLVRDNESFFRILNYILQNPVKAKLVGQWQDWPWTFCSAELLP, encoded by the coding sequence ATGCCCCGTCCTTACAAACCCAGATATCGGCGCCGCCTCCCACACCTCCAGCCCCAAGGAGGTACTTTCTTCATCACCTATCGCCTCCATGGTTCCATTCCTGTGAAATTGCTTTGGAAATGGAAAATGGAACTGGAGAAAAAGAAGGCTCAAATTGAGCATCAAGCATTTAATGAAGCTGTCTTACGGAAAAAACGGGGTGAAGCCTATTGGCACTATTTTTTCGAAAGGTATGACCAGTACCTGGATAGTAACCCTAACGGTCCCTATTGGTTATCCAAGCCCGAAATCGCCAAAGTGGTTGCTGATTCCTTGTCCTACTGCGGCGAACATTTTTTCTATTTGTGGGCCTATTGCATCATGTCTAATCACGTGCATGCTTTATTAAGTTTGAGAGAAGGAAGCCCTCCCCTTTATGACGCCCTGGGCCGTCATAAATCCTTTACCGGGAATGAAGCCAATAAACTTTTGGGGCGGCAAGGAGATTTCTGGCAGCATGAGAGTTATGACCATCTGGTAAGAGACAACGAATCGTTTTTCAGGATACTGAATTATATATTGCAGAATCCCGTAAAGGCAAAGCTGGTAGGGCAATGGCAGGATTGGCCCTGGACCTTTTGCTCAGCGGAACTGTTACCTTAA
- a CDS encoding DUF3368 domain-containing protein, producing MKLVIADTGALISLGHVGQIPLIEELFGDFFIAEAVWKELQNYENPEFDANMLAKLENRVVKIKSKNHLRMVMDYGESESVILYEELKADYLLIDDSKARMIAESLDVNCIGSIGLLIKAKQKGLIVELKPIFEKWVSIGRYFSRKLLNKILTDSGENRMIID from the coding sequence ATGAAACTTGTTATAGCTGATACTGGAGCTTTGATTTCTCTGGGACATGTAGGTCAGATTCCCTTAATTGAAGAGCTATTCGGGGATTTTTTTATTGCCGAGGCTGTTTGGAAAGAGTTACAAAATTATGAAAACCCTGAATTTGACGCCAATATGTTGGCAAAGCTTGAAAACAGGGTTGTTAAAATCAAATCAAAAAACCATTTGAGAATGGTGATGGATTACGGAGAATCTGAGTCTGTCATTTTATACGAGGAATTGAAAGCTGATTATTTGCTAATAGACGATAGTAAAGCCCGAATGATTGCAGAATCACTTGATGTAAACTGTATTGGCTCAATTGGCCTCTTGATCAAAGCAAAACAAAAGGGCTTGATTGTAGAATTAAAACCAATTTTTGAAAAGTGGGTTTCGATTGGCAGGTACTTTTCCAGGAAACTGCTTAATAAAATCTTGACTGATTCAGGTGAAAACAGGATGATAATTGATTAA
- a CDS encoding UbiA family prenyltransferase, whose protein sequence is MKSVITCDMEGRIETFSKGAEKLFGYRADEVIGKERVSVFSPGEIVLQNVPVWLEQASQEGEYIAKTKFIRKDGSAFNARIRVTPTFANGKANGQTGYCGVTEAIEEEVEVPIKWTTKLIRVLAITRLPFISAVAMPAFIGGAYAYHYLLNDPSAFNWLYFTLAVLGVILLHLGSNVMNDYFDVKDGTDGANNDYFLQFSGGSRAIELGLISLEGSKRLGLGLIAAATLIGIFLAYATGPATLWIGLAGLAIGYLYTAPPVRLVARKGLGELGIALAFGPLVTAGLVYVMTQQLNPMAFLIGLPVGLLTANILLINEFPDAASDATTGKNHLVVTFGKEKSTYIYLAILLMSFIINLAIVWLLPGLNIWLVAVSFLSIIGGLLIFGHIRQHYNDRELVLSNKNTIALSALTGLLTTVALILG, encoded by the coding sequence ATGAAAAGCGTAATCACCTGCGACATGGAAGGCCGTATTGAGACCTTCAGCAAAGGCGCCGAAAAACTCTTCGGATACCGTGCCGATGAGGTCATCGGCAAAGAACGGGTTTCCGTTTTTTCCCCCGGAGAGATCGTCCTGCAGAATGTGCCGGTATGGCTGGAGCAGGCGAGCCAGGAAGGGGAGTACATTGCGAAGACCAAATTCATCCGAAAAGATGGTTCAGCCTTTAATGCCCGCATTCGGGTAACCCCCACTTTTGCAAATGGCAAGGCCAATGGCCAGACGGGGTACTGCGGCGTGACGGAGGCTATTGAAGAAGAGGTGGAGGTGCCTATCAAGTGGACAACCAAGTTAATCCGGGTACTGGCCATTACCCGCCTGCCCTTCATTTCGGCGGTGGCGATGCCCGCCTTTATCGGAGGGGCTTACGCTTACCACTACCTGTTGAACGATCCGTCGGCTTTCAACTGGCTGTACTTCACGCTGGCCGTTCTGGGCGTAATACTGCTGCACCTGGGCAGCAACGTGATGAACGACTACTTCGACGTGAAAGACGGCACCGACGGCGCGAATAACGATTACTTCCTGCAATTCTCCGGGGGCAGCCGCGCCATTGAGCTGGGGCTTATCTCGCTGGAAGGCTCCAAACGCCTGGGGCTCGGCCTGATCGCCGCCGCCACCCTGATCGGTATTTTTCTCGCTTATGCCACCGGCCCTGCCACCTTGTGGATCGGCCTGGCCGGCCTGGCAATAGGTTATCTGTATACCGCGCCTCCCGTCCGCCTGGTAGCGCGAAAAGGCTTGGGGGAATTGGGCATCGCCCTGGCTTTTGGCCCGCTGGTCACTGCCGGCCTGGTCTACGTCATGACCCAACAACTGAACCCAATGGCCTTCCTCATCGGCCTGCCGGTTGGCCTGCTGACCGCCAATATCCTGCTCATCAACGAATTTCCGGATGCCGCCTCCGATGCCACTACCGGTAAAAACCATTTGGTGGTGACTTTCGGAAAAGAAAAGAGCACCTACATCTATCTGGCGATCCTGCTGATGTCTTTCATCATCAACCTGGCCATTGTCTGGTTGCTGCCGGGCCTCAATATCTGGCTCGTCGCTGTGAGCTTCCTTTCTATAATAGGAGGGCTGCTGATCTTTGGCCACATCCGGCAGCATTACAACGACCGCGAACTGGTCCTGTCCAATAAAAATACCATTGCGCTGAGCGCACTGACCGGGTTGTTGACAACGGTGGCGCTCATCCTGGGCTGA
- a CDS encoding UPF0175 family protein, which produces MKNISIPIEVPSDILIALNESEQELKNHFQVAVAMMLFQEGKLTLGKAIQLSGLTRFEFEKSLSKNKIPVSNLSVEQIMSDAGKLKDL; this is translated from the coding sequence ATGAAAAATATAAGCATCCCTATTGAAGTGCCTTCTGATATTTTGATTGCCCTGAATGAATCAGAACAGGAACTGAAAAACCATTTTCAAGTTGCTGTAGCGATGATGTTGTTCCAGGAAGGAAAGTTAACGCTGGGCAAAGCAATTCAATTATCTGGCCTGACACGGTTTGAATTTGAAAAATCGCTCTCAAAAAACAAGATACCTGTTTCCAACTTAAGTGTTGAGCAGATTATGTCAGATGCAGGCAAATTGAAAGATTTGTAA
- a CDS encoding M20/M25/M40 family metallo-hydrolase yields the protein MKRFAFLILLFSPLLGAAQEEALAEDAFFIRRIYDEALTRSRCYDWLNFLAQRIGGRLAGSPQAAAAVEYTRQALDAMQLDSVWLQPCMVPHWVRGEKEQVRIVNSLKMGTVELNALALGNSVGTGPMGITAEVVEVKSLDQADSLGEFLRNKIVFFNGPMDPTQLNTFNAYGKAAGQRVWGASRASRYGALGVLARSLTTRLDDIPHTGSTVYEEGITPIPAFAISTRDAELLSRLLQEEPLRVFLRNTSQNLGEAPSFNVIGEIRGSEFPEEIILVGGHLDSWDVGSGAHDDGAGCVHAMEVLHLIRRMGYRPKRTIRCVLFMNEENGLRGARAYWKWSDDRGEYHAAAIESDRGGFTPRGFTADGHEEVFNDKFRKAVEWLPLLEPYGLSLRKGGSGADISGLKGQKGLLFGLEPDSQRYFDYHHTPIDGLDVVNKRELELGAAAIMSLVYLLDKYGI from the coding sequence ATGAAACGTTTTGCTTTTTTGATCCTCTTGTTTTCCCCTCTGCTGGGCGCCGCCCAGGAAGAGGCCCTGGCGGAAGACGCCTTTTTCATCCGCAGGATTTACGACGAGGCCCTGACCCGCAGCCGCTGTTACGATTGGCTGAACTTCCTGGCGCAGCGAATCGGCGGCCGCCTCGCCGGGTCTCCTCAGGCAGCCGCTGCGGTTGAATACACGAGGCAGGCGCTCGACGCTATGCAACTCGACAGCGTCTGGCTGCAACCGTGCATGGTGCCCCATTGGGTGCGCGGGGAAAAGGAGCAGGTTCGCATCGTCAATTCTCTGAAGATGGGCACTGTGGAATTGAATGCCCTGGCCCTGGGCAACTCGGTGGGCACCGGCCCCATGGGCATAACGGCGGAAGTGGTAGAAGTGAAAAGCCTGGACCAGGCGGACAGCCTCGGAGAGTTCCTGCGCAATAAGATCGTCTTTTTCAATGGCCCGATGGACCCCACCCAGCTCAACACCTTCAACGCCTACGGCAAAGCTGCCGGGCAGCGGGTGTGGGGCGCCTCCCGGGCCTCCCGCTACGGCGCCCTCGGCGTGCTGGCCCGCTCGCTGACGACCCGCCTCGACGACATTCCCCATACCGGGTCTACCGTTTACGAAGAGGGCATTACCCCCATACCTGCTTTCGCCATCAGCACCCGGGACGCAGAGCTGCTCAGCCGGCTGCTGCAGGAAGAGCCCCTGCGGGTATTCCTGCGCAACACCTCTCAAAACCTGGGAGAAGCGCCCTCCTTCAATGTCATCGGCGAGATCAGGGGCAGCGAATTTCCGGAAGAGATCATCCTGGTCGGCGGCCATCTCGACTCCTGGGATGTCGGTTCCGGCGCGCACGACGACGGGGCAGGCTGCGTGCACGCCATGGAGGTCCTGCACCTGATCCGCCGGATGGGCTACCGCCCAAAGCGGACGATCCGCTGCGTTTTGTTCATGAACGAGGAAAATGGCCTGCGGGGCGCCCGCGCCTACTGGAAATGGTCGGACGACAGAGGGGAGTACCATGCGGCGGCCATCGAGTCCGACCGGGGCGGCTTTACTCCGAGGGGGTTCACCGCCGACGGCCACGAGGAGGTGTTCAACGACAAGTTCCGGAAAGCCGTCGAATGGCTGCCTCTGCTGGAACCTTACGGCCTGAGCCTCCGGAAAGGAGGGTCGGGGGCCGACATTTCCGGGCTGAAAGGCCAGAAAGGGCTGCTGTTTGGCCTCGAACCGGATTCGCAGCGCTACTTCGACTATCACCATACGCCCATCGACGGCCTGGATGTGGTCAATAAACGAGAACTCGAACTGGGCGCCGCCGCCATCATGAGCCTGGTTTATTTACTGGATAAGTATGGAATCTAA